The following proteins are co-located in the Candidatus Zymogenaceae bacterium genome:
- a CDS encoding CoA-binding protein, with translation MNDHAVLDRILHPKSLALVGASNTPGKFGWLYPKAIFDIGYSGKFYPINKNADEIFGHKVYRSLLELPETPDLMVVTVPAKYVKGYLEEALEMGIPGAVVMSSGFSEFSREGAGMERELFAIAQRGIRIIGPNCFGIYSPNAGITVIPGAGFSRESGPVGFFSQSGGMVSDIGQMALGRGIRFSVAVSYGNAVDVDEGAMLQYLADDPDTKIISAYIEGVKDGRRFFELLSDTAKKKPVVIWKSGLTDAGGRAAQSHTGSMGGDREIWEAVFAQTGVIGVRGLEEMLDVLMVLAYIHPLGGRDIAIVGGGGGLAVESADLIDLAGLNLPVFSEETGRKIGALLQGAGSSPTNPVDVGNPVVHASTLVEIMKIIAEKEKVDIFFVIQFLFHIYILLRRMSGQEDVPLENFATYPALAEGIREICETYNLPVIGVFPETATSEKPDEVELELEWRKARSALLEVGAPVYPSMERAVNAVRKLTDYQDFLRRVTGKRDLGDGKCRLPRPLERI, from the coding sequence ATGAACGACCACGCGGTCCTCGACAGGATACTGCACCCGAAATCCCTGGCCCTGGTGGGGGCCTCAAACACCCCGGGGAAGTTCGGCTGGCTCTATCCCAAGGCCATATTCGATATCGGCTATTCCGGAAAATTTTATCCCATCAATAAAAATGCCGATGAGATATTCGGTCATAAAGTCTACCGTTCCCTGTTGGAGCTGCCGGAGACGCCGGACCTGATGGTGGTGACGGTGCCGGCAAAATACGTCAAAGGCTACCTGGAAGAAGCCCTCGAGATGGGGATACCGGGGGCGGTGGTGATGTCGTCCGGCTTTTCGGAGTTCTCCCGGGAGGGAGCCGGGATGGAGCGGGAGCTCTTTGCCATCGCGCAGCGGGGCATACGCATCATCGGACCCAACTGCTTCGGCATCTATTCCCCGAATGCGGGGATCACCGTCATCCCCGGCGCCGGTTTTTCGAGGGAGTCCGGCCCGGTCGGTTTTTTCTCCCAGAGCGGGGGCATGGTCTCCGACATCGGCCAGATGGCCCTGGGCAGGGGCATTCGCTTTTCGGTGGCGGTCAGCTACGGCAACGCCGTGGACGTGGACGAGGGAGCCATGCTCCAATACCTGGCGGACGACCCGGATACGAAGATCATCTCGGCGTATATCGAGGGCGTGAAGGACGGCCGGAGGTTCTTCGAGCTGCTGAGCGACACCGCGAAGAAGAAACCGGTGGTGATCTGGAAATCCGGTCTGACCGACGCCGGGGGGAGGGCCGCCCAAAGCCACACCGGCTCGATGGGCGGGGACAGGGAGATTTGGGAGGCGGTGTTCGCCCAGACCGGGGTCATCGGTGTCCGGGGGCTGGAGGAGATGCTGGATGTTTTAATGGTGCTGGCCTACATTCACCCGCTGGGCGGCAGGGACATCGCCATCGTGGGCGGCGGTGGCGGGCTGGCGGTGGAGTCCGCGGACCTCATCGACCTTGCGGGGCTCAATCTCCCTGTCTTTTCGGAGGAGACCGGACGGAAGATCGGCGCACTGCTCCAGGGGGCGGGGAGCAGCCCCACCAATCCGGTGGACGTGGGAAACCCGGTGGTGCACGCCTCCACCCTCGTTGAGATCATGAAGATCATAGCGGAAAAGGAGAAGGTGGATATCTTTTTCGTCATCCAGTTTCTGTTTCACATCTATATCCTCCTTCGGAGGATGTCCGGCCAGGAGGATGTGCCGCTTGAGAACTTCGCCACCTACCCGGCCCTGGCGGAAGGCATCAGGGAAATATGCGAGACATACAACCTGCCGGTCATCGGCGTCTTTCCGGAGACCGCCACATCAGAAAAACCCGACGAGGTGGAGCTGGAGCTGGAGTGGCGAAAGGCGCGGAGCGCGCTCCTGGAGGTGGGGGCGCCGGTGTATCCCTCCATGGAGCGGGCAGTGAACGCGGTGAGGAAGCTGACCGACTACCAGGACTTTCTCAGGCGGGTGACCGGAAAGCGGGACCTGGGTGACGGGAAGTGCCGCCTACCGCGCCCCCTGGAGCGGATTTAA
- a CDS encoding transcriptional regulator, with translation MTKEPKERGATIRREIIELMAFRPVTIRDISRAVGITEKDAAAHLEHALKSVNREGYAVEVDPACCRQCGFVFSGRKKTKKPSRCPECKEGSIEPAVYFIRKQ, from the coding sequence GTGACGAAGGAGCCGAAAGAGCGGGGCGCCACCATCCGCCGGGAGATCATCGAGCTGATGGCCTTTCGTCCCGTCACGATCCGGGACATCTCCCGGGCGGTGGGTATCACGGAAAAGGACGCGGCGGCGCACCTGGAACACGCCCTGAAGTCGGTAAACCGGGAGGGGTACGCCGTGGAGGTGGACCCCGCCTGTTGTCGGCAGTGCGGATTCGTCTTCTCCGGCCGAAAAAAAACAAAGAAGCCTTCCCGCTGCCCCGAGTGCAAAGAGGGGAGCATCGAGCCCGCGGTCTATTTCATCAGAAAGCAATAA
- the hypA gene encoding hydrogenase maturation nickel metallochaperone HypA translates to MHELPVTEEILKIALNHGEKNGAHKIVRIYLSIGELTDLIDEWVQRYFDYLAKDSMAQDAKLIIERIPIRVLCDECGETFEVDKKIMDFACPACGERSAKLLSGREFTVKSIEIM, encoded by the coding sequence GTGCATGAGCTTCCGGTCACAGAGGAAATCCTGAAGATCGCCCTGAATCACGGCGAGAAAAACGGGGCGCACAAAATCGTTCGCATTTACCTTTCCATCGGCGAGCTGACGGACCTGATCGACGAGTGGGTCCAGCGCTACTTCGACTACCTGGCGAAGGATTCCATGGCCCAAGACGCCAAGCTGATTATCGAGCGGATTCCCATCCGAGTCCTGTGCGATGAGTGTGGGGAGACCTTTGAGGTGGACAAAAAGATAATGGACTTTGCCTGTCCCGCCTGCGGGGAGAGAAGCGCGAAGTTATTGTCCGGTCGAGAGTTCACGGTAAAGAGCATCGAGATCATGTAA
- a CDS encoding NAD-dependent epimerase/dehydratase family protein gives MTQVSFVTGGTGFIGAALTERLISEGHEVRVLARNPEKARSLFGDRVTVVTGDLLDTSVLRAGLEGVDYVFHLAAMVGDYGLKKEFYRVNRDGTLALVDAAATASVARFIYMSSNAVIGMKREKITTEATPYSNTGGHYGTSKGIAEREILRRHREEGFPGVILRPPAVYGPGSPNWVLRIVELMKEGRMTLIGDGRGICWLVYVDNLIDATMLTLTNNRAPGEVFIVTDDRSMPPDALTWNTYFNTLAETAGFPKVTKNIPASLAKVLALIMYALYVAFGKKPVLTPMGVGILTTRTGVSCDKAKEILGYAPRIDITEGMKRVGEHLRKTGVIEA, from the coding sequence ATGACACAGGTATCATTCGTAACCGGCGGCACAGGGTTTATCGGCGCGGCTTTAACCGAGCGGCTCATCAGCGAGGGGCATGAGGTCCGGGTGCTGGCCAGAAACCCGGAAAAGGCAAGATCCCTCTTCGGCGATCGCGTCACCGTCGTCACCGGGGATCTGCTGGACACCTCCGTGCTGCGCGCTGGGCTTGAGGGGGTGGACTACGTCTTTCACCTGGCGGCGATGGTGGGGGATTACGGCCTGAAGAAGGAGTTCTATCGGGTCAACCGGGACGGCACCCTGGCCCTGGTGGACGCCGCGGCCACAGCATCCGTGGCCCGATTCATATACATGAGCTCCAACGCCGTCATCGGCATGAAGCGGGAGAAAATCACCACGGAGGCGACCCCCTATTCCAACACCGGCGGACACTACGGCACCAGCAAGGGAATAGCCGAGCGGGAGATATTACGGCGCCACCGGGAGGAGGGTTTCCCCGGCGTGATCCTCAGGCCCCCCGCCGTATACGGCCCCGGCTCCCCCAACTGGGTACTCAGAATCGTGGAGCTGATGAAAGAGGGGCGGATGACCCTCATCGGCGACGGTCGGGGGATCTGCTGGCTGGTGTATGTCGATAATCTGATCGACGCCACCATGCTGACCCTCACCAATAATCGCGCCCCGGGGGAGGTGTTCATCGTGACGGACGACCGCTCGATGCCGCCGGACGCCCTGACCTGGAATACCTATTTCAATACCCTCGCCGAAACGGCGGGGTTTCCGAAGGTAACGAAAAACATCCCCGCGTCGCTGGCGAAGGTCCTCGCCCTCATCATGTACGCCCTGTATGTGGCGTTCGGTAAAAAGCCGGTGTTGACCCCGATGGGCGTGGGCATCCTGACCACCCGGACCGGTGTCTCGTGCGACAAGGCGAAGGAGATCCTGGGCTACGCACCCCGAATCGACATTACGGAGGGAATGAAACGCGTGGGCGAGCACCTCAGGAAAACGGGTGTCATCGAAGCGTAA
- a CDS encoding 4Fe-4S binding protein: MTQNSSVYARLRDRLSVTPMGAPQGDDFIEILEMLFTPEEAEFSLVLPFLPAPLSDIARAAGMSVPDARRILDSIADKGLGFLIDYNEDSYGMLADVVPGIYEFPIMKGTLDIDYDRLKELWRRYHMNGWGGDEEPLGGPIPMGRILPVETTLASSSVVLDRDSIEHYIRTASHLSVSHCSCRTTIEGCDRPREVCLGVGIGAKFLAERGIARLIDVDEALAIVETAHKAGLVSVSSNSENRVSFICHCCPCCCGQLAVATVHGRYDLRPVGSNVALLDSESCTACGVCEGICPMDAVAADDGVVDPDRCIGCGLCVEACPTGAITLVPRDPVPDVPATVFEWSQRAVEAKGTLNEYIKALTVPTETADETTDD, translated from the coding sequence ATGACACAGAATTCGTCCGTATACGCCCGGCTCAGGGATCGCCTGTCCGTAACACCCATGGGCGCCCCGCAGGGTGACGACTTTATCGAGATACTTGAGATGCTCTTTACCCCCGAGGAGGCGGAGTTTTCCCTGGTGCTTCCCTTTCTTCCGGCGCCGCTTTCGGACATCGCCCGGGCGGCGGGGATGTCCGTTCCCGACGCCCGACGCATACTGGACTCCATTGCAGACAAGGGTCTCGGCTTTCTGATAGACTATAACGAAGACTCCTACGGCATGCTCGCCGACGTGGTGCCGGGCATCTATGAATTTCCGATCATGAAAGGTACCCTGGATATCGACTACGATCGGCTCAAGGAGCTGTGGCGCCGATACCATATGAACGGCTGGGGCGGCGACGAAGAACCTCTGGGTGGGCCGATCCCCATGGGAAGAATCCTGCCGGTGGAGACGACCCTTGCATCGTCATCTGTGGTTCTTGACAGAGACTCCATCGAACATTATATACGCACCGCATCTCACCTGTCGGTGAGCCATTGTTCGTGCCGCACCACCATCGAGGGGTGTGACCGCCCCCGGGAGGTGTGCCTGGGCGTGGGCATCGGCGCGAAATTCCTGGCCGAGCGGGGCATCGCCCGGCTTATCGATGTCGACGAGGCCCTGGCCATCGTGGAGACCGCTCACAAGGCGGGGCTGGTCTCCGTATCGTCCAATTCAGAAAATCGGGTGTCGTTCATCTGTCACTGCTGCCCCTGCTGCTGCGGGCAGCTTGCGGTGGCCACCGTACACGGACGATATGATCTCCGGCCGGTGGGAAGCAATGTCGCCCTTTTGGACTCCGAATCGTGCACCGCCTGCGGCGTGTGCGAGGGGATCTGCCCCATGGATGCCGTTGCGGCGGACGACGGCGTCGTCGACCCGGATAGGTGCATTGGGTGCGGCCTGTGCGTCGAAGCCTGTCCCACAGGTGCGATTACCCTTGTCCCCAGGGATCCCGTCCCGGACGTCCCCGCCACCGTGTTCGAATGGAGTCAACGGGCCGTTGAAGCTAAGGGGACGTTGAATGAATACATAAAAGCGCTGACCGTACCCACAGAAACCGCAGATGAGACTACAGATGACTGA
- the hypB gene encoding hydrogenase nickel incorporation protein HypB has protein sequence MPVKLVTIQEDILKDNNEMSKMLRARYAESGTFVVNLMSSPGAGKTSTIIETVKRLGDDIKAAVIEGDVTSTVDAEKMDEVGIPVVQINTGGSCHIDSAMIEQTLDTFDATPFDLVIVENVGNLVCPAEFEVGEDVRVMILSVPEGHDKPKKYPLMFTETEACILNKMDLLPYTDFDMDEFEKSVKSLNPKTTIFPVSMKTGEGLDPWVAWLRERVLAKKG, from the coding sequence ATGCCGGTCAAGTTGGTAACCATCCAGGAAGACATACTCAAGGACAACAATGAGATGTCGAAAATGCTGAGGGCCCGCTATGCGGAAAGCGGGACCTTCGTGGTCAACCTGATGTCGTCCCCCGGGGCGGGGAAAACGTCCACCATCATCGAGACGGTCAAGCGATTGGGAGACGATATCAAGGCGGCGGTCATCGAGGGGGACGTCACCTCCACCGTGGACGCGGAAAAGATGGACGAGGTGGGCATCCCCGTGGTGCAGATAAACACCGGGGGCTCGTGTCATATCGATTCGGCGATGATCGAGCAGACGCTGGATACCTTCGACGCCACGCCCTTCGATCTGGTCATCGTGGAGAACGTGGGCAACCTCGTCTGCCCCGCTGAGTTCGAGGTGGGCGAAGACGTCCGGGTCATGATCCTCTCGGTCCCCGAGGGCCACGACAAGCCGAAAAAATATCCCCTCATGTTCACCGAGACAGAGGCGTGCATTCTGAACAAGATGGATCTTCTGCCCTATACCGATTTCGACATGGATGAGTTCGAAAAGTCGGTGAAATCTCTCAATCCGAAAACCACGATCTTCCCGGTTTCCATGAAAACCGGCGAGGGACTGGACCCCTGGGTGGCTTGGCTCAGAGAGCGCGTCCTGGCGAAAAAAGGCTGA
- a CDS encoding GIY-YIG nuclease family protein, whose protein sequence is MSEDPLKDARAPWCVYLVECSDGTLYCGVTTDISRRLAEHNRGTASRYTRGRRPVVLVSQAPCPDRASALVLEAAVKRLPRGKKRNFLEAHNKKGK, encoded by the coding sequence GTGAGCGAAGATCCTTTAAAAGACGCGAGAGCCCCCTGGTGTGTATATCTCGTGGAATGCAGTGATGGCACGCTTTATTGCGGCGTCACCACCGATATCTCCCGGAGGCTTGCCGAGCACAACAGGGGGACGGCATCCCGCTATACCCGGGGGCGACGGCCCGTGGTCCTCGTCTCCCAGGCGCCGTGTCCCGATCGGGCGTCGGCCCTGGTCCTGGAGGCGGCGGTCAAGAGACTGCCGAGGGGGAAAAAGCGGAATTTTCTGGAGGCACACAATAAAAAGGGGAAGTGA
- a CDS encoding isoprenylcysteine carboxylmethyltransferase family protein has translation MASVARLLRHIAGFAVGVTVFAVLIPTGLFFASRWLDGILGCAPFGTQLARTILGVVFLLPGLIFVVWSNLFLVIRGRGGPADGFGVTVSPRTEKLVESGPYRYTRNPMVFGAYMCYIACMLFLGSPMGLLIMAAFIPMTVLYLKWVEEPRLKKDFGESYDDYRRRVSMIVPMPPRQSDDRVGN, from the coding sequence ATGGCTTCAGTAGCACGGCTGCTCAGGCATATCGCGGGATTCGCCGTGGGCGTCACCGTTTTTGCGGTGCTGATCCCCACGGGCCTCTTCTTCGCATCCCGCTGGCTGGACGGCATCCTTGGGTGCGCTCCCTTCGGCACACAATTAGCGCGAACGATACTCGGTGTTGTGTTTCTGTTGCCGGGCCTCATTTTTGTCGTCTGGTCCAATCTCTTCCTCGTCATCCGGGGAAGGGGCGGCCCCGCCGACGGATTCGGCGTGACGGTGAGCCCCCGGACGGAAAAACTGGTGGAGTCCGGCCCCTATCGCTACACGAGGAACCCGATGGTTTTCGGCGCCTATATGTGTTACATCGCGTGTATGCTCTTTCTCGGCTCTCCCATGGGGCTTCTAATCATGGCGGCCTTCATTCCTATGACGGTTTTGTATCTGAAGTGGGTGGAGGAGCCGCGATTGAAGAAGGATTTCGGCGAATCGTATGACGACTACCGCCGACGGGTGTCGATGATCGTGCCGATGCCGCCGAGACAAAGCGATGACCGGGTCGGAAACTGA
- a CDS encoding 6-phosphofructokinase: MKQITGRAVIAQGGGPTAVINQSLVGAVLQARRYPHITNFYGAVNGVEGLMNERFIDLTQASTHNLEVVARTPAAGLLSSRHKPTTDDCARIFEVLKAHGIRYFFYIGGNDSAETCKIVNQNANAAGYELRVIHIPKTIDNDLLATDHCPGYGSAAKFVAQAFAGVNLDNRSLPGVYIGVVMGRHAGFLTAASIFARTYDDDGPHLIYLPEKAFDRDRFLGDVENILKKFGRCVVAVSEGVSDKKGEPIITQLMDSVERDAHGNVQLSGLTSLGDALVQTVKKKLAVKRVRSDTFGYLQRSFLGCISSTDAQEAREVGEWALQFATWHNVDGSVIIERVGDYAVRYRLEKLDAVTGGTKEMPPEFIEGDNMVTVDFKNYARPLVGSLPPHERIHAPEVEKVMG, translated from the coding sequence ATGAAACAGATTACCGGAAGGGCGGTTATCGCCCAGGGCGGCGGTCCGACGGCGGTCATAAACCAGAGCCTTGTGGGCGCGGTGCTCCAGGCCAGGCGTTACCCCCACATTACCAATTTTTACGGCGCAGTCAACGGCGTGGAAGGGCTGATGAACGAGCGGTTCATCGACCTGACCCAGGCGTCCACCCATAATCTGGAGGTGGTTGCCCGGACACCGGCGGCGGGATTACTCTCCTCCCGCCACAAGCCGACGACTGACGACTGTGCGCGGATATTCGAGGTCCTCAAGGCCCACGGCATCAGATATTTTTTCTATATCGGCGGCAACGATTCCGCTGAGACCTGCAAGATCGTCAATCAGAACGCCAACGCCGCGGGATATGAGCTTCGAGTCATTCACATTCCCAAGACCATCGACAACGACCTTTTGGCGACGGACCACTGCCCCGGATACGGATCCGCGGCAAAGTTCGTGGCCCAGGCCTTTGCCGGGGTGAACCTGGACAACCGGAGCCTTCCCGGGGTGTATATCGGCGTGGTGATGGGGCGGCACGCCGGATTTCTGACGGCGGCCTCGATCTTCGCCCGCACCTACGACGACGACGGCCCGCACCTCATCTATCTGCCGGAGAAGGCCTTCGATCGGGACCGGTTCCTGGGTGACGTGGAGAATATCCTGAAAAAGTTCGGGCGGTGCGTGGTGGCGGTCTCCGAGGGGGTGTCCGACAAAAAGGGCGAGCCGATCATCACACAGCTTATGGACTCCGTCGAGCGGGACGCCCACGGCAACGTGCAGCTTTCCGGCCTGACCTCTCTGGGGGACGCCCTGGTCCAGACTGTCAAGAAGAAGCTCGCGGTGAAGCGGGTCAGGTCTGACACCTTTGGATATCTTCAGCGGTCGTTTCTGGGGTGCATCAGCTCCACCGACGCCCAGGAGGCGAGGGAGGTGGGCGAGTGGGCGCTGCAGTTCGCCACATGGCACAACGTGGACGGCTCGGTGATCATCGAGCGGGTCGGGGATTATGCCGTGCGATATCGCCTGGAAAAGCTGGACGCCGTAACCGGCGGCACCAAGGAGATGCCCCCGGAGTTCATCGAGGGGGACAACATGGTGACCGTGGACTTCAAGAACTACGCCCGGCCGCTGGTGGGATCTCTGCCTCCCCACGAACGCATTCACGCGCCGGAGGTGGAAAAAGTCATGGGGTGA
- a CDS encoding cache domain-containing protein translates to MIRKTQATAAIVLAVLLCVFTAGIGCAQEAVTPREVIDTVREAAEYLAANGDSVLDEFNDPNGPWIYGDTYVFVMDCENDVYAAHPMSDIVGKRIDEFVDAKGNQSGIEECAAGNNPEGAWVELFWHTLDSDEMTRKVNYIYKLPGSTYTLASGIYNSTLTIEELNAMVAE, encoded by the coding sequence ATGATAAGGAAAACACAAGCGACGGCGGCGATCGTTCTGGCCGTGCTCTTGTGCGTATTCACGGCCGGGATAGGCTGTGCCCAGGAGGCGGTGACGCCCCGGGAGGTAATCGACACGGTGCGGGAGGCCGCGGAATACCTCGCCGCCAACGGCGACTCGGTCCTGGACGAATTCAACGATCCGAACGGCCCCTGGATCTACGGCGATACCTATGTGTTCGTGATGGACTGCGAAAACGACGTCTACGCCGCCCATCCCATGAGCGACATCGTGGGGAAAAGGATCGATGAGTTCGTCGACGCCAAGGGAAACCAATCGGGTATCGAGGAATGCGCCGCCGGGAATAATCCGGAAGGGGCCTGGGTGGAGCTGTTCTGGCACACGCTTGATTCCGACGAGATGACGAGGAAGGTCAATTACATCTATAAGCTGCCCGGCTCCACCTATACCCTGGCCTCGGGAATCTACAATTCCACCCTGACCATCGAGGAGCTGAACGCGATGGTGGCGGAATAG
- a CDS encoding DNA photolyase, with translation MDRPWQLYILDDAREYPLTSHIAGKVESAPRYVSGISDVPELPNTNGTLILAAHRGRIVKRCPGTRRHICCNYHVVNQVLGCSLGCTYCILQDYLNVPGTLINVNIDDTFQELDRTLARRRRYIYRVGTGELADSFHMDELTDFSRRFVLYARKKKGMIFELKTKNDRIDHILDLDHGGGTIVSWSLNARSIARREEKNAPSIEARLKAAKRVAEAGYFLGFHFDPLVDFPGWREEYRDVVRMIFDAVDPSRILWVSLGTFRCPPGLMRIVNRRYPESVLLSGESFPGDDGKLRYLKSIRVEMYTQMVRWLKEVDPDLFVYLCMERRDVWERVFGPIGPIPKNNAGLDRMFHESLVRRWVPYVKD, from the coding sequence ATGGACCGACCTTGGCAACTCTACATCCTCGACGACGCCCGGGAGTATCCCCTGACGTCGCACATCGCCGGGAAGGTGGAATCCGCCCCCCGGTATGTGTCCGGAATTTCAGACGTACCGGAATTACCAAACACCAATGGGACGCTGATCCTGGCGGCCCACCGGGGACGGATCGTGAAACGGTGCCCCGGCACGAGACGACATATCTGCTGCAACTACCATGTCGTCAACCAGGTCCTGGGGTGCAGCCTTGGGTGCACCTACTGTATCCTTCAGGACTACCTGAACGTCCCCGGCACCCTGATCAACGTGAACATCGATGACACCTTCCAAGAGCTGGACCGGACGCTGGCCCGCCGGCGAAGGTACATATACCGGGTGGGGACCGGGGAGCTGGCGGACAGCTTCCACATGGACGAGCTGACCGACTTTTCCCGGCGGTTCGTGTTGTACGCCCGGAAAAAGAAGGGGATGATTTTCGAGCTGAAGACAAAGAACGACCGGATTGATCATATCCTCGATTTGGATCACGGGGGCGGGACGATCGTCTCCTGGTCCCTGAACGCCCGGTCCATCGCCCGCCGGGAGGAGAAAAACGCCCCTTCAATTGAGGCGCGGCTCAAGGCGGCGAAGCGCGTTGCGGAAGCCGGCTACTTCCTCGGTTTTCACTTCGATCCCCTGGTGGATTTCCCGGGGTGGCGGGAGGAATACCGGGATGTGGTTCGGATGATATTCGACGCCGTCGACCCGAGCCGCATCCTCTGGGTGAGCCTGGGGACGTTTCGCTGCCCTCCCGGGCTGATGCGCATCGTCAATCGGCGATATCCTGAAAGCGTGCTGCTGTCCGGCGAGAGCTTTCCGGGAGACGACGGCAAGCTCAGGTATCTGAAATCGATTCGCGTTGAGATGTATACACAGATGGTCAGGTGGCTGAAAGAGGTCGATCCCGACCTCTTCGTCTATCTCTGCATGGAGCGGCGCGACGTGTGGGAGCGGGTGTTCGGTCCCATCGGTCCGATCCCGAAAAACAACGCCGGGCTGGATCGCATGTTCCATGAATCCCTGGTCCGAAGGTGGGTGCCTTATGTCAAAGATTAA
- a CDS encoding CoA-binding protein, producing MTDYEILDRIIHPKSIAVVGASPTPGKYGWLYLLAIQSMGYAGNIYPINKKVEEIRGVKTYPSLEDLPEAPDLAVFTIPARHVPEELERARRLGVKGAVIQSAGFSEDGDEGARLEEEIKKISKKGIRVIGPNCFGTYSPKTGITVIPGSDFSREPGPVGFFAQSGGMTADLGQLARSYGVRFSAMVSYGNGADVTDLDLLSYFARDPDTHIIAAYLEGVSDGEKFFRLLKETAPKKPVVIWKGGTTPAGRRAVMSHTGSLGGEERVWDGIFAQTGAVRVTDLSEMIDTLMAFSLVYPKGGRRLAMLGGGGALCVEASDIAYHYQFTFPSFSQDVSARIGSHLSATGSSPGNPVDTGNPMVPPDALLDIMEAAANTGDIDTILLSQTMQHIHVIMRRITESEDTPLSSFAYYPRLAEGIKKLRLETDVPIVGVFPRTSTTEDDQDMELEREWRRARSAFLSAGAPVYSTVVRAIAALDRVCRYVEFKNAVSAT from the coding sequence ATGACTGATTACGAAATCCTCGACCGCATCATCCACCCGAAATCGATCGCCGTCGTGGGGGCGTCTCCCACGCCGGGGAAATACGGCTGGTTGTATCTCTTGGCCATCCAGAGTATGGGATATGCCGGGAATATTTACCCCATCAATAAAAAGGTTGAAGAAATCCGGGGCGTGAAAACCTATCCGAGCCTGGAGGACCTCCCAGAGGCGCCGGACCTGGCGGTCTTTACCATCCCCGCCCGTCACGTGCCCGAGGAGCTGGAGCGGGCCCGACGCCTGGGAGTGAAAGGCGCCGTCATTCAATCGGCGGGCTTTTCCGAGGACGGGGACGAGGGCGCCCGCCTGGAGGAGGAGATCAAAAAGATCTCGAAAAAGGGGATCCGGGTAATCGGCCCCAATTGCTTCGGCACCTATTCCCCAAAGACCGGGATCACGGTGATTCCGGGGTCTGACTTCTCCCGGGAGCCGGGCCCGGTGGGCTTTTTCGCCCAGAGCGGCGGTATGACGGCTGACCTGGGGCAGCTTGCCAGGAGCTACGGCGTTCGATTTTCGGCGATGGTAAGCTACGGAAACGGCGCGGACGTGACCGACCTCGATCTGCTTTCCTATTTCGCCCGGGACCCGGATACACACATCATCGCCGCGTATCTGGAGGGGGTTTCCGACGGAGAGAAGTTTTTTCGGCTGCTCAAGGAGACGGCCCCAAAAAAGCCCGTTGTCATTTGGAAGGGCGGCACAACGCCGGCGGGTCGCCGGGCGGTGATGAGCCATACCGGCTCTCTGGGGGGCGAAGAGCGGGTATGGGACGGCATCTTCGCCCAGACCGGGGCGGTGAGGGTGACGGATCTCTCCGAGATGATCGATACCCTGATGGCGTTCTCCCTTGTGTATCCAAAGGGCGGCAGACGGCTTGCCATGCTGGGAGGGGGCGGTGCCCTCTGCGTGGAGGCGTCTGATATCGCATATCATTATCAATTCACCTTCCCCTCCTTTTCCCAGGACGTTTCCGCCCGCATCGGATCGCACCTTTCGGCCACCGGCAGCAGCCCGGGAAATCCCGTGGACACCGGGAACCCGATGGTCCCCCCCGATGCGCTGCTCGACATCATGGAGGCGGCGGCGAACACGGGCGATATCGATACGATACTCCTTTCCCAGACCATGCAGCATATCCACGTGATCATGAGGCGAATCACCGAAAGCGAAGACACCCCCCTTTCTTCCTTCGCGTACTACCCACGGCTGGCCGAGGGAATCAAAAAACTCCGTTTGGAAACCGACGTCCCGATCGTCGGGGTGTTTCCCCGGACAAGCACCACTGAGGACGACCAGGACATGGAGCTGGAGCGTGAATGGCGCAGGGCGCGTTCGGCCTTTCTTTCCGCCGGCGCCCCGGTATACTCCACGGTGGTCCGGGCAATCGCCGCCCTGGATCGGGTGTGCCGGTACGTGGAATTCAAAAACGCCGTATCGGCGACGTAG